The following proteins are co-located in the Eleginops maclovinus isolate JMC-PN-2008 ecotype Puerto Natales chromosome 23, JC_Emac_rtc_rv5, whole genome shotgun sequence genome:
- the arhgef37 gene encoding rho guanine nucleotide exchange factor 37 encodes MEVPRRPQPSSFTLPLPKPASSSSLMGAPTMKDGDETFSSEEDANLYVDASTHVRLSSQDSFSEDRKNRTEEEEEEVQKKTQEEEAAAKERAAQRQLLAIEELVQSERNYLRLLQVSTVTIRGNLNKLQPPPANLDSMFLFIEEVIHVSSRLISLMDQKQPGDPLYLQTLCDSFLSLSADIEAAYKEYLSNYSNVTVLENSYKQKEALWDDIVRVIKASAPEVNATSLSFFLVMPVQRIARYPLLLQTIQKHTERNHPAYALLEHTAHTSIALNCRINEYKRFREVADKYKKTETLSMKDKINRLNTHSIAKKTARLSQQIKHETGIKPKLVDEEFDALEGFFYVLEHGILQLLENVETYLHHLQRFLACRTEEFDLDLDGEKALICFKEITTALRQWILPTFEKRMRTLIHKPLCALRDLLLGPRNLIRKRLDKLLDYEVIEAKSTLSYEEQAVANTYRTMNTLLLTELPQFNRVALQMIWSLLGTFSCLHRDLASDVEQLFHSFAQQLPKSSLSPGAFWEWAESAVLDGAQRLETLCQTVEETLNAPSSQLLSPSSQRRLQQLMEKHGSGKIYQVSVTLVGSRDLDLNLNRGELVAVISQADTRGDKRRWLVDAGGRRGYAPSSKLIRYHQPSEDPPPSPHLTLPDGGGVRRHSYTPESRTLTVHSQPCFQVMAVYDFTARGNHEVSIRAGEAVRVLEAKDKRGNPEWSLVEARGGKRGYVPSNYLSIMPIGAGSAGTYPPF; translated from the exons ATGGAGGTTCCCAGGAGGcctcagccctcctccttcactcttcctctccctaAACCtgcctcatcttcctctctgaTGGGAGCGCCAACGATGAAGGATGGAGACGAGACCTTCAGCTCAGAGGAGGACGCCAACCTTTATGTGGACGCTTCCACACACGTGAGACTCTCCTCTCAGGACAGTTTCTCAGAGGACAGGAAGAacaggacagaggaggaggaagaggaggtgcagaagaagacacaggaggaggaagcagcagcTAAAGAGCGGGCGGCTCAGAGGCAGCTGCTGGCCATCGAGGAGCTGGTCCAATCAGAGAGGAACTACCTCCGTCTGCTGCAGGTCAGCACGGTGACCATCAGGGGCAACCTCAACAAACTACAG CCTCCTCCAGCCAACCTGGACAGCATGTTCCTGTTCATCGAGGAGGTGATCCACGTGTCCAGCCGCCTCATCAGCCTGATGGACCAGAAGCAGCCCGGAGACCCTCTGTACCTGCAGACCCTCT gTGACTCGTTCCTCAGCCTGTCTGCGGACATCGAGGCGGCCTATAAGGAATACCTGTCCAACTACTCCAACGTCACCGTGCTGGAGAACAGCTACAAACAGAAGGAGGCGCTGTGGGACGACATCGTCAGGGTCATCAAGGCGTCGGC GCCGGAGGTGAACGCCACCTCTCTGAGCTTCTTCCTGGTGATGCCGGTGCAGCGGATCGCTCGGTACCCGCTGCTCCTGCAGACCATCCAGAAACACACGGAGAGAAACCACCCGGCGTACGCTCTGCTGGAACACACCGCGCACACCTCCATCGCCCTGAACTGCCGCATCAACGAGTACAAGCGCTTCAGGGAAGTGG CCGACAAATACAAGAAGACAGAAACGCTGAGCATGAAGGACAAGATCAAccgcctgaacacacacagcatcgCCAAGAAGACGGCGAGGCTGAGCCAGCAGATCAAACACGAGACGGGGATCAAACCCAAG CTGGTGGACGAGGAGTTCGACGCTCTGGAGGGTTTCTTCTACGTTCTGGAGCACGGgatcctgcagctgctggagaacGTGGAGACGTACCTACACCACCTACAG CGGTTCCTGGCCTGCAGGACCGAGGAGTTTGATCTGGATCTGGATGGAGAGAAGGCTCTGATCTGCTTCAAGGAGATCACCACGGCTCTCAGGCAGTGGATCCTCCCTACCTTC GAGAAGAGGATGAGGACGCTGATCCACAAGCCACTCTGTGCTCTCCGGGACCTCCTGCTGGGCCCCAGGAACCTGATCCGGAAGCGTCTGGACAAGCTGCTCGACTACGAGGTGATCGAGGCCAAATCCACGCTGAGCTACGAGGAGCAGGCGGTGGCCAACACCTACAG GACGATGAACACCCTGCTGCTCACCGAGCTCCCCCAGTTTAACCGCGTGGCTCTGCAGATGATCTGGAGTCTGTTGGGGACGTTCAGCTGCCTGCACCGAGACCTGGCCTCCGACGTGGAGCAGCTCTTCCACAGCTTCGCTCAGCAG CTGCCTAAAAGCTCCCTCAGCCCCGGTGCATTCTGGGAGTGGGCGGAGTCGGCGGTGCTGGATGGAGCGCAGAGGCTGGAGACTTTGTGCCAGACGGTCGAGGAAACACTGAACGCCCCGTCCAGCCAG CTTCTGAGCCCGTCCTCTCAGCGGCGCCTGCAGCAACTGATGGAGAAGCACGGCTCGGGGAAGATCTACCAGGTCTCCGTGACGCTGGTGGGCAGCAGGGACctggacctgaacctgaaccgGGGAGAGCTGGTTGCCGTCATCAGCCAGGCCGACACCAGAGGAGACAAGCGCCGCTGGCTGGTGGATGCTGGAG GTAGGCGGGGGTACGCTCCGTCCTCGAAGCTGATTCGCTATCACCAGCCGTCAGAGGATCCGCCCCCTTCGCCACACCTGACCCTGCCTGACGGGGGCGGGGTCAGACGACACTCCTACACCCCCGAGAGCCGGACGCTGACCGTCCACAGCCAGCCGTGcttccag GTGATGGCAGTGTACGACTTCACAGCGAGAGGAAACCATGAAGTGTCCATCCGGGCCGGAGAGGCGGTTCGAGTCCTGGAGGCGAAAGACAAGCGAGGGAATCCTGAGTGGAGCCTGGTGGAGGCGAGGGGCGGGAAGAGGGGCTACGTCCCCTCCAACTACCTCTCCATCATGCCGATAGGAGCCGGGTCAGCTGGGACGTACCCGCCGTtctga